In Helianthus annuus cultivar XRQ/B chromosome 9, HanXRQr2.0-SUNRISE, whole genome shotgun sequence, the following are encoded in one genomic region:
- the LOC110877355 gene encoding receptor-like protein kinase FERONIA: MDTTNEEGENSSSPTSAHPFRLFSLAEIEYATKNFDDELVIGQGGFGKVFKGYISSEEVVAIKRLDSMSDQGEPEFRAEIDMLSKLRHSHLVSLIGYCHENNEKILVYEYMSNGTLYHQLHKADTPLTWLTRLNIAIGAARGLAYLHTSRVIHRDVKSSNILLDENWAAMISDFGLSKIGPDNQPISCVNASVKGTFGYLDPEYFYTRKLTRKSDVYSYGIVLFELLSGRLAVDERNEEDECSLVRWAQRCVKERKLDQIVDSNIKGTISAKCLKRFAQIADRCVHNDPKERPSMTDVVASLQALSVLQEKSNIELSATTSFSWIVPKYLVYAINPNFDQSGTVIKGINKFRFDELKLDTWLGKGRYGMVYKGWVDKTEMPIAVKILHQKKPSNLETLKEFVHPNLVKLIGYSFQGERLCLSYEFMHKGNLGDLLRSGAVARLPLVTKVKIAVGIARGIVFLQKIPSQKRWSRVGESGLDRRKILLDEDFTAKLSDYDVSTLVDAEYNIAYPDIYGALELKSNLSGYEVVFVEVLTGERIYSSNRLEKIDRLFHQCGNGSLQHVAQLCFKVCNEVDSESKMVTMLNEHDVLIRSRLKLWLRNTHS; encoded by the exons ATGGATACTACAAACGAAGAGGGGGAAAATTCATCTTCACCGACGTCTGCACATCCATTTCGGCTTTTTTCTCTTGCCGAAATTGAATatgcaaccaaaaactttgatgaTGAACTGGTCATTGGACAGGGTGGATTTGGAAAGGTATTCAAAGGTTATATTTCAAGTGAAGAAGTTGTAGCCATCAAACGGTTGGATTCtatgtccgaccaaggggaaccCGAGTTTAGAGCTGAAATCGACATGCTTTCTAAGTTGCGCCATTCTCACTTAGTGTCTCTAATCGGTTATTGTCATGAAAATAACGAGAAGATCCTCGTTTATGAATATATGTCCAATGGAACCCTCTACCATCAGCTACACAAAGCCGATACTCCTTTAACTTGGTTGACACGGCTCAACATAGCCATAGGTGCGGCACGTGGTTTGGCGTACCTTCACACCAGCAGAGTCATACATCGTGACGTGAAAAGTTCAAACATTCTTTTAGATGAGAACTGGGCAGCTATGATTTCGGATTTTGGTTTGTCCAAAATCGGCCCAGATAATCAACCAATTTCTTGCGTTAACGCAAGTGTTAAAGGCACATTCGGGTATCTTGATCCAGAGTATTTCTATACTAGAAAATTGACAAGGAAATCCGATGTTTACTCATACGGGATTGTATTATTCGAATTGCTATCTGGAAGGCTTGCTGTAGACGAACGCAATGAGGAGGACGAATGTAGTTTGGTAAGGTGGGCTCaaagatgtgtcaaagaaagAAAATTAGATCAAATCGTTGATTCTAATATCAAGGGAACGATTTCTGCCAAGTGTTTAAAACGGTTCGCTCAAATTGCAGATCGTTGTGTGCACAATGATCCGAAAGAACGTCCTTCCATGACTGATGTAGTGGCCTCACTTCAGGCTTTAAGTGTACTACAGGAGAAATCAAacatcgagttatcagcgactaCGAGTTTCAGTTGGATAGTCCCAAAGTATTTGGTTTACGCAATAAACCCAAACTTCG ACCAAAGTGGAACAGTGATCAAAGGCATAAATAAGTTCAGATTTGACGAACTGAAACTTGATACATGGTTGGGTAAAGGAAGATACGGAATGGTTTACAAAGGTTGGGTTGATAAGACCGAAATGCCCATTGCAGTTAAGATACTTCATCAAAAGAAACCT TCCAATCTGGAAACGTTGAAAGAATTTGTTCATCCCAATCTTGTTAAGCTCATAGGATACAGTTTCCAAGGTGAACGACTATGTCTTTCGTATGAATTCATGCATAAAGGAAACCTTGGGGATCTCCTTCGTAGCG GAGCTGTAGCACGACTTCCATTGGTTACAAAGGTGAAAATTGCAGTAGGAATTGCTCGAGGGATTGTTTTCTTGCAGAAGATACCATCACAAAAAAGATGGTCGCGTGTGGGTGAGTCCGGGCTGGACAGACGTAAGATTTTGCTAGATGAG GATTTTACAGCAAAGCTTTCAGATTATGATGTTAGTACATTGGTAGACGCTGAATATAACATAGCCTATCCGGATATCTATGGGGCCTTAGAGCTAAAGAGTAATCTCTCCGGTTATGAAGTAGTATTTGTAGAGGTTCTAACCGGGGAAAGAATCTATAGTTCTAATAGACTAGAGAAGATTGATCGTTTGTTCCATCAATGTGGAAATGGCTCATTGCAACATGTTGCACAGTTGTGTTTTAAAGTCTGCAATGAAGTTGATTCGGAATCAAAGATGGTAACAATGTTAAATGAGCATGATGTGTTGATACGAAGCAGACTGAAACTCTGGTTAAGGAATACACACAGCTAG